The Flavobacteriales bacterium nucleotide sequence CAGAGGTGAAGGGATAGCGTAGCATGATAAAGGTATCGGCCAAGCCTTGTACACCGAGTCCAACAGGACGGTGACGCATATTTGAATTGCGCGCTTCGGGTACTGGGTAATAGTTACGGTCGATTACTTTATTCAAGTTCTTGGTCACTTTATAGGTGATGTCGAACAATAGCTGGTGATCGAACTTGCCTTCTTTAACGAACTTAGGTAAGGCAATAGAAGCGAGGTTACATACCGCTACTTCATCTTCGGCAGTGTACTCTATGATCTCGGTACAGAGATTCGATGAACGAATGGTTCCGAGGTTCTTTTGGTTCGATTTTCCGTTCGCGGCGTCTTTGTAAAGCATATAAGGTGTACCGGTCTCGATCTGTGCTTCGAGCACCTCTTCCCACAACTGGCGTGCGCGAATGGTCTTACGTCCTTTTCCTTCAGACTCGTACTTTAAGTAGAGTTCTTCGAACTCTTTACCGTGTACGTCGGGCAATCCGGGACATTCATTAGGACACATCAACGTCCACTCGGCATCTTGCTCTACGCGCTCCATGAACAAGTCTGGAATCCACAAAGCGTAGAAGAGATCGCGAGCGCGCATTTCTTCTTTTCCGTGGTTCTTCTTGAGATCTAGGAAGTCGAAGATATCGGCATGCCATGGCTCTACGTAAATTGCGAAGCTTCCTTTTCTCTTACCTCCTCCTTGGTCTACATAACGAGCCGTGTCGTTGTAAACGCGAAGCATTGGAACGATACCATTCGATGTTCCATTGGTTCCTCGGATATAAGATCCCGTTGCACGAACGTGGTGAATGCTCAGTCCGATTCCACCGGCAGATTGAGAGATTTTGGCACATTGCTTCAACGTATCGTAAATACCATCGATACTGTCGCCTTTCATGGTCAACAAGAAGCAGCTCGACATCTGAGGCTTCGGTGTTCCGGAGTTGAAAAGGGTCGGCGTGGCGTGAGTGAAGTACTTCTTCGACATCAACTCGTAAGTCTCGATAGCGGCATCGATATCCTCCTTGTGAATACCGATAGCAACGCGCATCAGCATGTGCTGAGGTCGCTCCGCGATGGCTCCATTAACGCGTAATAAATACGAGTGCTCCAAGGTCTTGAAGCCGAAGTAATCGTAGCTGAAATCGCGATCGTAGATCAAAGTACTATCGAGCACGGCCGCATGCTCCATGATGATCTCGTGTACATCATCCGCGATAAGGGGGCTTTTAAGCCCGGTCTTGGGGTTGATGTATTCGTACAGCATGGTCATGGTTTCACTGAACGACTTCTCGGTATTTTTGTGGAGGTTAGACACCGCGATGCGCGCAGCCAAATGCACGTAATCGGGGTGACGCGTGGTCATAGAGGCAGCAACCTCGGCGGCCAAGCTGTCGAGCTCCGATGTGGTCACTCCTTCGTAGATACCCTCGATGACCTTCATGGCCACTGAAGTTGGTTCTACGAGCGGATTCAATCCGTAGCACAGTTTTTGGATTCGAGAAGTGATCTTGTCGAACTTCACCGCTTCTTTACGACCGTCTCTTTTTAATACGTACATACGCCTATATCTTTTTGGGGAGGGGTTGGGTTAAAATGTTGGTTACTCGTGATCGGATTAAAAATCCGCGTCAAATGAAATCTTGTTGTCCTCGGCAGACTGGCTCATCACACCTGCCTTCTGGTATTCGGCTACACGCTTCTCAAAGAAGTTCGTCTTTCCTTGTAGGGAAATCATATCCATGAAGTCGAATGGGTTCTCAGAGCCATAGACCTTTTCGCAATTCAGCTCGACTAATAGGCGGTCTGCAACGAACTCGAGATACTGGGTCATTAACTTGGAGTTCATTCCGATCAAGTTCACGGGCAATGCCTCGGTAATAAACTCGCGCTCGATATCCAGTGCTTCGGTGATGATTTGCTTGATGCGGTTTTTCGGTACTTTGTTGACCAAGTGGTTGTTGTGGAGGTGCACGGCGAAGTCACAGTGCAATCCCTCGTCGCGACTGATCAACTCGTTGGAGAAAGTTAGACCGGGCATGATGCCTCGTTTCTTCAGCCAAAAAATAGAGCAGAAACTTCCGCTAAAGAAGATTCCCTCAACCGC carries:
- a CDS encoding ribonucleoside-diphosphate reductase subunit alpha is translated as MYVLKRDGRKEAVKFDKITSRIQKLCYGLNPLVEPTSVAMKVIEGIYEGVTTSELDSLAAEVAASMTTRHPDYVHLAARIAVSNLHKNTEKSFSETMTMLYEYINPKTGLKSPLIADDVHEIIMEHAAVLDSTLIYDRDFSYDYFGFKTLEHSYLLRVNGAIAERPQHMLMRVAIGIHKEDIDAAIETYELMSKKYFTHATPTLFNSGTPKPQMSSCFLLTMKGDSIDGIYDTLKQCAKISQSAGGIGLSIHHVRATGSYIRGTNGTSNGIVPMLRVYNDTARYVDQGGGKRKGSFAIYVEPWHADIFDFLDLKKNHGKEEMRARDLFYALWIPDLFMERVEQDAEWTLMCPNECPGLPDVHGKEFEELYLKYESEGKGRKTIRARQLWEEVLEAQIETGTPYMLYKDAANGKSNQKNLGTIRSSNLCTEIIEYTAEDEVAVCNLASIALPKFVKEGKFDHQLLFDITYKVTKNLNKVIDRNYYPVPEARNSNMRHRPVGLGVQGLADTFIMLRYPFTSEEAKKLNADIFETMYYAALTSSKDLAKEEGTYESYEGSPISKGEFQWNMWGLKEEDLSGIWDWSTLREEIMEHGVRNSLLMAPMPTASTSQILGNNECFEPYTSNIYTRRVLSGEFIVVNKHLLIDLVKLGLWNSEMKDEIIRANGSIQHIDVIPDNIKELYKTVWELSMKDIIDMAADRGAFIDQSQSMNLFMENANLGKVTSMHFYAWKKGLKTGMYYLRTKAAADAIKFTVQKQAKAQVEPVVSAEQTEKIQEERVSKLEEAAKKMASENADMITCSIDNPDECEACGS